Proteins encoded together in one Juglans regia cultivar Chandler chromosome 9, Walnut 2.0, whole genome shotgun sequence window:
- the LOC109003861 gene encoding uncharacterized protein LOC109003861, with product MRTLHFDNVISNEEVGGKIWVLWMNDLNVQIMRMTSQFLSLRIVEGQFKFLGNFIYAKCNMMDRRVLWEDLRWNSMNEDPCLFAGDFNIIHTNLERRGGYPRPIAAMDDLNQWIHEGGLIDLSAQGSNFSWCNGQSGLARAWAKLDRILLDANLLSLFPTASCSYLPRTTSDHCPMLVWSVPVVGTGLVILACKLKKVKVALREWNKRVFGRTNAHIESLEAKVEGLEGCL from the exons ATGCGGACTCTTCATTTTGATAATGTAATTTCTAATGAAGAAGTTGGTGGGAAAATATGGGTCTTGTGGATGAATGATTTAAATGTACAGATTATGCGGATGACCTCACAGTTTTTGTCTCTAAGGATAGTTGAGggtcaatttaaatttttgggtaattttatttatgcaaagtgtaataTGATGGATAGACGGGTTCTATGGGAGGACTTGAGGTGGAATAGTATGAATGAGGatccttgtttgtttgctggtgattttaatattatccataCGAATTTGGAAAGACGGGGTGGTTATCCTAGGCCAATAGCGGCGATGGATGATCTTAACCAATGGATCCATGAGGGTGGTTTAATTGATTTAAGTGCACAAGGTAgtaatttttcttggtgtaatggccagagTGGTTTAGCTAGAGCTTGGGCTAAGCTGGATCGTATATTATTGGATGCAAATTTACTGTCTTTGTTCCCTACGGCCTCTTGTTCATACTTACCAAGGACGACTTCGGATCATTGCCCTATGCTG GTGTGGTCTGTGCCGGTGGTTGGAACGGGGCTTGTCATTCTTGCTTGTAAGCTTAAAAAGGTAAAAGTGGCTCTTCGTGAATGGAATAAGCGAGTGTTTGGGAGGACTAATGCTCATATTGAATCTTTGGAAGCAAAGGTTGAGGGTCTGGAAGGGTGTTTGTAA